The Ectothiorhodospiraceae bacterium 2226 region AAAATATTCGACGACATCCAACACCACCTGAACGACATCTTCCAATACATGGACGTGCCCGAGGACGTGCGCTCGCGCCTGTCGGTGCCCAAGCTCGCGCTCTCGGTGAGCATCCCGGTGCGCATGGACGACGGGCGCCTGGAGATCTTCAAGGGTTACCGCGTCCAGTACGACGACACCATCGGTCCCTACAAGGGCGGCATCCGCTTTCACCCGGGCGTGAACATGGACGAGGTCACCGCGCTCAGCTTCTGGATGACCATCAAGACCGCGGTGGTGGGGCTGCCCTACGGCGGCGCCAAGGGCGGGGTGAAGGTCAACGCCAAGGCGCTCTCGCGCATGGAACTGGAGCGCCTGTCGCGCGGCTACATCCGCCACATCGCGGACGTGATCGGGCCCTCGCGCGACATCCCGGCGCCGGACCTGTACACCAACGCGACGGTGATGGGCTGGATGGCGGACGAATATGCGCAGATCCAGCGCCGCCAGGTGCCGGACGTGATCACCGGCAAGCCGGTGCGCCTGCATGGCTCGCAGGGCCGCGAGTCGGCCACCGGGCGCGGCGCGCTTTACACCCTGCTGCAATGGGCAGAGCGGCGCGGCATGAAGCCCTCGGCCACCACCGTCGCGGTGCAGGGCTTCGGCAACGCGGGCTATCACTTTGCGCGCCTGGCGCGCGAGGCCGGCTTCAAGATCGTCGCGGTGTCGGATTCCTCCGGCGCCATCCACACGCGCAAAGGCATCGACCCGGACCGGATCATGTACTTCAAGCGCCAGCGCAGCAGCATGCACGAGATGATGTACGCCGATGGCGCCATCTGCGATCTGGACGACCCGAGCTGTGTGACGCTGAGCAATGCGGAGCTGCTGGAGCTCGATGTCGATGTGCTCGCGCTCGCGGCGCTGGAGAACCAGATCACCATCGAGAACGCCCCCCGCGTGCGCGCCAAACACATCATCGAACTGGCCAACGGGCCCGTCACCTCCGAGGCCGATACGCTGCTGTTCGAGCGCGGCATCCCCGTGCTGCCCGACGTGTTGTGCAACGCGGGCGGCGTCACCGTGAGCTACTTCGAGTGGGTGCAAAACCGCAGCGGCTACTACTGGAGCGCGGAGGAGATCTACGACCGCCTCAAGCAGATGATGGAACCGCAGGCCAACCAGGTCTTCGCCATGGCCGAGCACCGTGAGATCCCGCTGCGCACGGCGGCCTACGTGCATGCCTTGCACCGCATCGCGGGGGCGATCTCCGAACGCGGCACTCGCGAGTACTTCAACGGTAAGGAGCGGGTGTGAGCGGGCCCCGCGCGTAAGCGCCGTGGGGGGCGCGCTACCAGTAGGCCGGCTCCGGGCTGCCGTAGACGAGCTGCGGCAGCCAAGTGGCGAGCTGCGGCCACAGCGCGAGCAGGCCGAGCATCAGCACCTGGATGGCGATGTAGGGCAGCACGCCGCGGTAGATGTGCCAGGTCTGCACCGCGTCGGAGGCCACCCCGCGCAGATAGAACAGCGCGAAGCCGAACGGCGGGGTGAGGAACGAGGTCTGCAGGTTGATGGCGATCATGATGCCGAGCCACACGGGGTCGACGCCCATCAGCAGCAGCACCGGCGCGACGATGGGCACCACCACGAAGGTGATCTCGATGAAGTCGAGGATGAAGCCCAGCACGAACATCACCAGCATCACCACCACCACCGCGCCCACCACGCCGCCGGGCAGCGCGCTCAACAGTTCGTGCACCAGGTCATCGCCGCCGAAGCCTCGAAACACCACCGAGAACAGCGAGGCGCCGATGAAGA contains the following coding sequences:
- a CDS encoding Glu/Leu/Phe/Val dehydrogenase, which produces MAQKIFDDIQHHLNDIFQYMDVPEDVRSRLSVPKLALSVSIPVRMDDGRLEIFKGYRVQYDDTIGPYKGGIRFHPGVNMDEVTALSFWMTIKTAVVGLPYGGAKGGVKVNAKALSRMELERLSRGYIRHIADVIGPSRDIPAPDLYTNATVMGWMADEYAQIQRRQVPDVITGKPVRLHGSQGRESATGRGALYTLLQWAERRGMKPSATTVAVQGFGNAGYHFARLAREAGFKIVAVSDSSGAIHTRKGIDPDRIMYFKRQRSSMHEMMYADGAICDLDDPSCVTLSNAELLELDVDVLALAALENQITIENAPRVRAKHIIELANGPVTSEADTLLFERGIPVLPDVLCNAGGVTVSYFEWVQNRSGYYWSAEEIYDRLKQMMEPQANQVFAMAEHREIPLRTAAYVHALHRIAGAISERGTREYFNGKERV